Proteins from a genomic interval of Xylocopa sonorina isolate GNS202 chromosome 6, iyXylSono1_principal, whole genome shotgun sequence:
- the LOC143424521 gene encoding uncharacterized protein LOC143424521 isoform X2 — protein sequence MDTRLLAVLVLVGVAGSLAVPRPPPYRLRRTGSQEADRSFVVDLAGISRTKRDSGDTDTAKSSTTAQPSTLSPATGTESGSTKKPRSTTPDSDPRTDSTPNLSSTTADDSKPSRTTAPVPPLPVSPTSSTESTTPKTKTPTSSPATKPTPSKRETPTSDPTTETTKSEDPTASPTTKSMDPEISTSEPSTKSTDPEISTSEPSTKSTDPEIPASESSTKSTDPEIPASESSTKSTDPETSASEPTTKSTDPKLPASSPTTKSVKRETPASDPTTEPTTPEAKTTASDPTTEPTTSKSEDPASSPTAKSTTLQSDSPTSSPTTKSSKPENPTTEPEDPASDPNTKSTTPESDSPTSDPSAKSSKPQNPTTKPEDPASDPNTKSTTPESDSPTSDPSAKSSKPQNPTTKPDDQASNPNTKSTTPESDSPTTSDDKSTTPKPKPAKSSPTTAPNPSDSAKPTTAPKTKPSNPKKPTSAPAIPTFGSRFGPSEDKPQNPNNNPTQQFNPTPWQNPTLPVNPDTSSFPMFPPFFFPSFIPQFPIPSYIPNLPYGDSTFHGITDDTNNYPWTGLNNGGGAASSFASASASAGAGGEPLAYPGGYNDNLYPVNLANRATEPNSVLNLANVPNVPNMATAANAPNTASMPNAASVPSVAFSGGFANSGVDQPFDQIDPNLFLFPDFQKQMEEQFKQFQAQMQQQQQAIFEASNRIAADGGIPGAHTAYSGISLGPGGGHQAGAINPVAPGIESRFAEDLPPPSGNSFGVFSSSSSHTAVGPDGKTVSHKSSTTGVNDNGKITFRTVRD from the exons CTGGATCGCAAGAAGCCGATAGATCGTTTGTCGTGGATCTTGCTGGGATATCGAGGACGAAACGAGACTCTGGCGATACGGACACTGCTAAAAGCAGCACCACTGCACAACCGTCGACTCTGAGTCCCGCCACTGGCACGGAGAGTGGCTCGACGAAGAAACCACGCTCCACGACGCCTGACTCAGATCCAAGAACCGATTCCACACCGAATCTCAGTTCAACAACCGCTGATGATTCGAAACCAAGTCGAACGACCGCACCTGTACCTCCACTGCCAGTT TCTCCTACTTCCAGTACTGAGTCCACTACTCCTAAAACAAAGACTCCTACTTCTAGTCCAGCTACTAAACCCACGCCGTCGAAAAGAGAGACTCCTACGTCTGACCCGACCACTGAAACCACTAAATCAGAGGATCCAACTGCTAGTCCAACTACCAAATCTATGGATCCTGAAATTTCAACGTCTGAACCAAGTACCAAGTCTACGGATCCTGAAATTTCGACGTCTGAACCAAGTACCAAGTCTACGGATCCTGAAATTCCAGCGTCCGAATCGAGCACCAAGTCTACGGATCCTGAAATTCCAGCGTCCGAATCGAGCACCAAGTCTACAGATCCTGAAACTTCAGCGTCCGAACCAACTACTAAATCTACAGACCCCAAACTGCCAGCTTCTAGCCCAACTACTAAATCTGTTAAACGAGAGACTCCTGCTTCTGATCCAACTACCGAACCCACTACACCTGAAGCAAAAACCACGGCTTCTGATCCAACTACGGAGCCCACTACTTCTAAATCAGAAGATCCAGCTTCTAGTCCAACCGCGAAGTCCACCACTCTTCAATCAGACAGTCCAACTTCTAGTCCAACCACTAAGTCTTCCAAACCAGAGAACCCGACTACAGAGCCAGAGGATCCAGCTTCTGATCCGAACACAAAATCCACCACCCCTGAATCAGACAGTCCAACTTCTGATCCATCCGCGAAGTCTTCTAAACCACAGAACCCAACTACAAAGCCAGAGGATCCAGCTTCTGATCCGAACACAAAATCCACCACCCCTGAATCAGACAGTCCAACTTCTGATCCATCCGCGAAGTCTTCTAAACCACAGAACCCAACTACAAAGCCAGATGACCAAGCTTCTAATCCAAACACGAAATCTACTACTCCTGAATCAGACAGCCCAACTACTTCAGATGACAAGTCGACAACACCCAAACCAAAGCCTGCGAAATCTAGTCCAACCACCGCACCGAATCCCAGTGATTCAGCTAAACCAACGACTGCGCCTAAAACGAAGCCATCGAACCCTAAGAAACCAACTTCTGCGCCCGCCATCCCTACATTCGGCTCTCGTTTCGGCCCATCTGAGGATAAGCCTCAAAATCCCAATAACAATCCCACGCAGCAATTTAATCCAACCCCATGGCAGAACCCAACGCTTCCTGTAAACCCTGACACTTCAAGCTTTCCTATGTTCCCCCCGTTTTTCTTCCCTTCCTTCATTCCACAATTTCCAATTCCATCCTATATTCCTAATCTACCTTACGGTGACTCTACCTTCCACGGTATAACAGACGACACTAATAATTATCCATGGACGGGATTGAACAACGGAGGTGGAGCTGCGTCGTCCTTCGCTTCCGCTAGCGCATCGGCTGGAGCTGGTGGCGAACCGTTAGCTTATCCTGGGGGATATAACGACAATTTGTATCCCGTTAACTTGGCCAACAGAGCCACGGAACCGAACAGCGTGCTGAACTTGGCCAACGTGCCCAACGTGCCCAACATGGCCACCGCGGCCAATGCGCCCAACACAGCCAGCATGCCCAATGCGGCCAGCGTGCCGAGCGTGGCTTTCTCAGGGGGATTTGCTAACAGCGGAGTAG ACCAACCGTTCGACCAGATCGACCCGAATCTGTTCCTGTTCCCAGATTTCCAGAAGCAAATGGAGGAGCAGTTCAAGCAATTCCAAGCTCAaatgcaacagcaacagcaagc GATTTTTGAAGCAAGTAATCGCATAGCTGCTGATGGAGGCATTCCCGGTGCACACACAGCTTACTCCGGCATCAGTTTAGGGCCAGGAGGTGGTCATCAAGCAGGTGCAATAAATCCG GTTGCACCAGGAATCGAATCCAGATTCGCCGAGGACCTAC
- the LOC143424521 gene encoding uncharacterized protein LOC143424521 isoform X1 produces the protein MDTRLLAVLVLVGVAGSLAVPRPPPYRLRRTGSQEADRSFVVDLAGISRTKRDSGDTDTAKSSTTAQPSTLSPATGTESGSTKKPRSTTPDSDPRTDSTPNLSSTTADDSKPSRTTAPVPPLPVLRAKLETKPKPESIESSSPPVEPTMSETDSPTSSTESTTPKTKTPTSSPATKPTPSKRETPTSDPTTETTKSEDPTASPTTKSMDPEISTSEPSTKSTDPEISTSEPSTKSTDPEIPASESSTKSTDPEIPASESSTKSTDPETSASEPTTKSTDPKLPASSPTTKSVKRETPASDPTTEPTTPEAKTTASDPTTEPTTSKSEDPASSPTAKSTTLQSDSPTSSPTTKSSKPENPTTEPEDPASDPNTKSTTPESDSPTSDPSAKSSKPQNPTTKPEDPASDPNTKSTTPESDSPTSDPSAKSSKPQNPTTKPDDQASNPNTKSTTPESDSPTTSDDKSTTPKPKPAKSSPTTAPNPSDSAKPTTAPKTKPSNPKKPTSAPAIPTFGSRFGPSEDKPQNPNNNPTQQFNPTPWQNPTLPVNPDTSSFPMFPPFFFPSFIPQFPIPSYIPNLPYGDSTFHGITDDTNNYPWTGLNNGGGAASSFASASASAGAGGEPLAYPGGYNDNLYPVNLANRATEPNSVLNLANVPNVPNMATAANAPNTASMPNAASVPSVAFSGGFANSGVDQPFDQIDPNLFLFPDFQKQMEEQFKQFQAQMQQQQQAIFEASNRIAADGGIPGAHTAYSGISLGPGGGHQAGAINPVAPGIESRFAEDLPPPSGNSFGVFSSSSSHTAVGPDGKTVSHKSSTTGVNDNGKITFRTVRD, from the exons CTGGATCGCAAGAAGCCGATAGATCGTTTGTCGTGGATCTTGCTGGGATATCGAGGACGAAACGAGACTCTGGCGATACGGACACTGCTAAAAGCAGCACCACTGCACAACCGTCGACTCTGAGTCCCGCCACTGGCACGGAGAGTGGCTCGACGAAGAAACCACGCTCCACGACGCCTGACTCAGATCCAAGAACCGATTCCACACCGAATCTCAGTTCAACAACCGCTGATGATTCGAAACCAAGTCGAACGACCGCACCTGTACCTCCACTGCCAGTTCTTAGGGCGAAGTTGGAAACTAAGCCCAAGCCAGAATCCATAGAATCATCCAGTCCACCTGTCGAACCTACCATGTCTGAAACAGACTCTCCTACTTCCAGTACTGAGTCCACTACTCCTAAAACAAAGACTCCTACTTCTAGTCCAGCTACTAAACCCACGCCGTCGAAAAGAGAGACTCCTACGTCTGACCCGACCACTGAAACCACTAAATCAGAGGATCCAACTGCTAGTCCAACTACCAAATCTATGGATCCTGAAATTTCAACGTCTGAACCAAGTACCAAGTCTACGGATCCTGAAATTTCGACGTCTGAACCAAGTACCAAGTCTACGGATCCTGAAATTCCAGCGTCCGAATCGAGCACCAAGTCTACGGATCCTGAAATTCCAGCGTCCGAATCGAGCACCAAGTCTACAGATCCTGAAACTTCAGCGTCCGAACCAACTACTAAATCTACAGACCCCAAACTGCCAGCTTCTAGCCCAACTACTAAATCTGTTAAACGAGAGACTCCTGCTTCTGATCCAACTACCGAACCCACTACACCTGAAGCAAAAACCACGGCTTCTGATCCAACTACGGAGCCCACTACTTCTAAATCAGAAGATCCAGCTTCTAGTCCAACCGCGAAGTCCACCACTCTTCAATCAGACAGTCCAACTTCTAGTCCAACCACTAAGTCTTCCAAACCAGAGAACCCGACTACAGAGCCAGAGGATCCAGCTTCTGATCCGAACACAAAATCCACCACCCCTGAATCAGACAGTCCAACTTCTGATCCATCCGCGAAGTCTTCTAAACCACAGAACCCAACTACAAAGCCAGAGGATCCAGCTTCTGATCCGAACACAAAATCCACCACCCCTGAATCAGACAGTCCAACTTCTGATCCATCCGCGAAGTCTTCTAAACCACAGAACCCAACTACAAAGCCAGATGACCAAGCTTCTAATCCAAACACGAAATCTACTACTCCTGAATCAGACAGCCCAACTACTTCAGATGACAAGTCGACAACACCCAAACCAAAGCCTGCGAAATCTAGTCCAACCACCGCACCGAATCCCAGTGATTCAGCTAAACCAACGACTGCGCCTAAAACGAAGCCATCGAACCCTAAGAAACCAACTTCTGCGCCCGCCATCCCTACATTCGGCTCTCGTTTCGGCCCATCTGAGGATAAGCCTCAAAATCCCAATAACAATCCCACGCAGCAATTTAATCCAACCCCATGGCAGAACCCAACGCTTCCTGTAAACCCTGACACTTCAAGCTTTCCTATGTTCCCCCCGTTTTTCTTCCCTTCCTTCATTCCACAATTTCCAATTCCATCCTATATTCCTAATCTACCTTACGGTGACTCTACCTTCCACGGTATAACAGACGACACTAATAATTATCCATGGACGGGATTGAACAACGGAGGTGGAGCTGCGTCGTCCTTCGCTTCCGCTAGCGCATCGGCTGGAGCTGGTGGCGAACCGTTAGCTTATCCTGGGGGATATAACGACAATTTGTATCCCGTTAACTTGGCCAACAGAGCCACGGAACCGAACAGCGTGCTGAACTTGGCCAACGTGCCCAACGTGCCCAACATGGCCACCGCGGCCAATGCGCCCAACACAGCCAGCATGCCCAATGCGGCCAGCGTGCCGAGCGTGGCTTTCTCAGGGGGATTTGCTAACAGCGGAGTAG ACCAACCGTTCGACCAGATCGACCCGAATCTGTTCCTGTTCCCAGATTTCCAGAAGCAAATGGAGGAGCAGTTCAAGCAATTCCAAGCTCAaatgcaacagcaacagcaagc GATTTTTGAAGCAAGTAATCGCATAGCTGCTGATGGAGGCATTCCCGGTGCACACACAGCTTACTCCGGCATCAGTTTAGGGCCAGGAGGTGGTCATCAAGCAGGTGCAATAAATCCG GTTGCACCAGGAATCGAATCCAGATTCGCCGAGGACCTAC